TCCCGCGGGCCATCGACAGTATGAAGGCGCTGGTCAGAAGCTTCCAGAGCGGCCGGCTGGCGCAGCTCACCGTCCGGGTAACGGCGGGCGGCAGGGAGGGACCGGGACGGCGCGTGCCCACGCCGAGCTGCCGCCTCCTGAAGCAGCTGAGTTTGGCGTGCCCTGCGCGGAGCCCTGAGCTCACCTGGTGGCTTTTTGCCTTTTCAGGACGCGCTGAGGAACGGTTTGGTAGCCACGGAGGTGCTGATGTGGTTCTACATCGGGGAGATCATAGGCAAGGGCGGCCTGATCGGGTACAACGTCTGAAACTGCTCGCCGCCCGCGGTGCCGTGGTGCCGAGGCTGTAACAGCGTCTGTGACAATAAAGCTAGGAACTGGTGTCCAGCTGTCTTTTGTGTCCACGGTCTTTTGTGGCGGGTGGGGTGAGAGCCTGTTCGTGGCCCAGTGCAGAGCGCTGCTGCTGTTGGTCGTTCTCACGCCAGGGCTCGTTCCTGTCTCAGCTACAGCGGCAGGTGGAGGCCGAGAGCTCAGGGGTTCACACAGCACAGACGCTTCCAGGTGTTCCTGGATACGTTTCACACCAGCTGGTGAGAACCAGAGGAACTGCTGGTACTTCATGTGCGCCGTCCAAGGCTGTCTGCTGTGGCTGTACCGTGGGGTAGGTAGAGCTCTGCCGGGTTGGGTGCAGCTCAGTGAGCAGAAGCCTGTGCAGATAAGCTGAGCTTTGCCGTGCAGGTAAGCAGAGCTTTGCTGTGCATGTTatcccagctccccagcagctgggtgtgtgggcagTCTGGAATTGCAGCAGACTGGCTAGAGCTAGTGATTCTGTGCACTCCAGCACAAGCTCAGCAGTGGTCTGtggcaggagcagtgcagtCCTTTGGGTAGGACTGAACTGGTTTTGTTGTCTCAGAAGATGGTTCCCAGGCAGCATGGCTTCTTGTTGGTACTGCTGCTCCCCTGGGCCTCGTGCTTGGTCAACCCACAGCCCCGTGTGACCCAGAcatcctgggcagctgcagaacagcaatctctcctctccctgggcCAGAGATGACCTCAGCACCTCATCCCAGCAAGAAGGACTCCCAGCAGGTAGCACAGGTGAGCTCATGTGCTTCGTGTTTGGTGTCTGGGAGGTTTTCAGTGGCAGAGGTAGAAAGCATTATTTTTTTTGTCAAAAAGAAGGGTTCAtaacccagcagctgcaggttgcATGGGTCACAGGTTACCTTCAGGCAATAGATGGAGAAACTTAGGCCACACAAACTCCCCAGCTTCCACAGGTGAGTGCAACAGCATCAGGACCTGGGTGGCTATCTCCTGCCCCCATGGCCTCTTGTGGTCATTTCTCCCAATGTGGCAGTCTAGATCAGGGTTTCTGCCGAGCACAGCCAGGCAGTAGCAGCCCTGGGACACCTCTTCTGTTTCTGGGATTTAatgggtgctcctgctgcttcctttgctGCAAAGCTCTTTGTGAATTTCACTGCCCTCTGAGGAGATGATGCTTTCTCAACAAGGGTCTAGCCAAGGTAACCAGGACTGGAACCAAACACCTGTCTGTGTGGTGAGGGGAAACAATGAGCTCAAATACTGCCTCCCCCTGGGAGCTGTTTTCTACTCTATTCACAGATCCATGGCCCAGCAGGTACATCCCAGAGAGCAGTACATGGTTTGTAGTGAGACAGACAGAGatcacacatagaatcatagaattagtcagggttggaagggatcacaaggatcatctagttccagccccctgccatgggcagggacaccctaccctagaccaggctggccacagccccatccagcctggctttaaacacctccagagatggggcctcaacctcttccctgagcaacccattccaggctctcaccactctcatggtgaagaacttcctcctcacatcctgcctgaacctacccacccccagctttgctccattccccccagtcctgccactccctgatatcctgaaaaagtccctccccagcttttttgtagttcctcttcaggtactgaaaggagaaggctcccaggtgaccttcttgtggcttctccagaccgaacagacccaactccttcagtctgtcctcataggagagctgctccagccctctgaccgtcccagtggcccttctctggacatgctccagcacatccacatccttcttgtaatgggggctccagaactggatgcagtacactccaggtggggtctcggcagagggggagaatcacctcgctcaccctgctggccacacttctgatgcagcccaggatctggttggtcctccaggctgcaagtgcacactgctggctcatgttgagcttctcctccagcagcacccccaagtccctctcctcagggctgctctccagccactcactgcccagcctgtatttgtgcttgggattgccctgacccagatgcaggaccatGCACTTGGTcttactgaacctcatgaggttggcttgtgcccacctctccagcctgtccaggtccctctggatggcatcccttccagtgtgtctgctgcaccacacagcttggtgtcatcagcaaacttgctgagggtgcactcagtgcctctgtccatgtcaccgacaaagatgca
This sequence is a window from Pogoniulus pusillus isolate bPogPus1 chromosome 38, bPogPus1.pri, whole genome shotgun sequence. Protein-coding genes within it:
- the ATP5MG gene encoding ATP synthase subunit g, mitochondrial codes for the protein MAQKLVQRITTQAPQLLSAAVAYGKPRLATFWYYAKVELAPPTPAEIPRAIDSMKALVRSFQSGRLAQLTVRDALRNGLVATEVLMWFYIGEIIGKGGLIGYNV